From the genome of Triticum aestivum cultivar Chinese Spring chromosome 1A, IWGSC CS RefSeq v2.1, whole genome shotgun sequence:
GACAtcaaaaaatatatgtttaaaataaatgaatcatgtatataaaaatgttcctggtatataaaaaatgtataatgtgtatCAAAAATTAAACATGATAAAATATATGTTTTATAAAATATTAATCATGTTTTTCAAAAATGCTCAACATGTACATGAAAAATGCCCaggtgtatacaaaaaatgttcaatgtgtacgGAAAAAGTAGATAACAAAAAATATAAGGTGTCCAAATTTTTAATCACGTATTTGGAAAATTTTAAATGTGTACATAAAAAATATTTTCATTGTATATGAAAATGTAAAAATGTGTATGGAAAAAGTAGACGTCAAAAACATATGTTATACATTCTCGTCGACTACGAAGACATTTGtgacgacttcgtcaatctcaacatGATGTGCCAGCTTGGCCTCTCAAAGGTTCTCATAGAGATAGGATGCACGCGCGTGCGTGCGTTCATTGAAGTGAGTGtattgctgaaatttgagatgggctttaggcccatatagcaatttctgaaaaatctctaagggcccatgtgagtttattggcactaggtgtagtgggaagtttaatCCCACCCCGCTAGTGGAGAAGGAATTGGGCCTCTTTATAAGGGATTGTCTTCTACAttctattggagcttgagaagagaagaagacctcgcgcactcctcctccgccacctGCCTTGGCACGGCGCGCCGCGCCACGCCGCGGGTTGCTGGAATAAGCCGAGCcaagctcacacctacgcgcttatttttgccagtcactaacggagtcgacgggagagcaggtctccaaaATCCCTTCCCTCcggttcctgtacgggagaggaGCGAATAGGTTTTTGGAAAGCGACTATGCGACTGCTCGCtgttcgtctacttcctctacgtctacGTCGCCCttatcatcaccatgtccaccgacgccgaacgtgccgccgccgagaagctCGAgaccgacaagaaggtcgccgaggacacCGATGTTGCCGCCATCGCCGCGAAAAAATAGATATGTATTGAATAAAAAGGGAAAATGATGAAAAGCGACAAATAACCATAAAGAaagtaaagaaaaacaaaaaaccagAGATAACCAAAGTATaatgaaggaaaaagaaaaaaggcgAAGAAAGAACAAAAGAAagccaaaaaaaagaaaacataaaactaGATAAAAAATAgtgcataaaagaaaagaaacaaagaaaacggaCAACCCCGAGGAAAGAAACAATAAAactgaagaaaaaaagaaaaggaagaagaaaaactagTAAACCCGGTAAAAACGAAGAAAACAGGTGAAAGAAAATAGAACCAAAGGAAAAATAGAAAACCTGAGAAACCTGAAGAAATGGAGAAAACCgacagaaaaagagaaaaaaacccAAAGCAAACGCACCGAACGTAGCGAGCGcatcctgcgagcaaacgaagggGCCGTCCAGTACTGTAGCCTTTTGGGAAAAGCTTCAGCGAGACGATAGTTATTGTCAGACACGGAGTTTCTCAGcctgagctcaaatgagctcggggtGAACAGTCAAATAAAAAAACTATTTTTTTACAAACATTGACATATGTTCTAAGAGCTTGCAAAAAATTATTATGGAATCACATTCCTAGAAGATGTGGCAGAAAATAAATCGATGTTCTGAAAATACTACGTTCACAAGCGTTTTGGAGCACTGGTTTTTCTTTGCCATGAGTTCCACGGATATGATTTCATGATGAAAATTTTAAAGCTGTTAGAAAATTTCTCAATGTTTGTCGCAAAAAGATACAtgattatttgattttttttaattttattatattttactgttcacccgaaaTCATACAAGACATATATAGTTCTCACGCATTCTACTCCCGGGAAAGGAATGGGCAGATGGGAGCTCCCCCAGCGATTGATCGCCCAGTACTAGGGTCCTAGAATTAAGGATACTCCCAACTTATTCACCCAACTTCACTTTGCTTTCTCTCAAAATAAAAACTTCACTTTGCTTAATAATACTAGTACAGTTGTTAAGATAATCATGCAGAGACACATCCTAAACTTTACTGTCGCCACTGCCCTTTTCTTCATCTTCGCAGCTGTCACGGTATCCCCCGTCCAGAGACCAGACGCGCTGGAGGGCTCTCTCGTATATGTCCCGCCTCCGCGCCTCCAGCCGCCGCTCGCCGACCTGCTCCGCCAGCCAGTCCATGTACTCCACCTGCCGCCGGCAACACCAAGCACGACCCCATCAGACATCATCAGTCCCTAACAAGATCCCCTTAGGAGCTCTCCCCATTCTATTAGCAGATAATGTTTTCACAACTGTCCGAGGCAAACACCACAAGAAAGCCGCTACTGACCCATTCAGGCATGAGGGCGTGCGTGTGGCGCCGGGGCCTCCCGCTCTCCTCCATCCGCCGGTAGTGCTCCCGCACAGCGTCCAGCATGCCCTCCTCGCTCGGCAGAGCCGCTCTCCCGGACAGCACGCGCGCCACCCACTTGGCCTCCAGTTCGAACGACTGGAAGAGGATGGTCTGCTCTCAAAACAAGCACACCATCGGCTCAATCAGCGCCCTCCGTGCTCTCTGAAGGTCTGAACACGGTGATGGTGTGAGATTTCCGTCGTACCTTGACCGGCAGTCCGACGAAGGAGAGATTCGGCGCGTACTTCGGGGGGAAGACGTGCTTGTACAGAGGCCCGACGCGGTTCTCGTCGTCCACGGTGAGCTCGTCCAGGTCCAAGAACGGGAAGTGGTAACGGTACCCTGTGCAGTAGAGGATCACGTCTGCTGCCACCGCTGCACCCTCAGCGAAGCGCACTTGGCCATCTTCTTGGATGCAATCCACCTGATGGACATTTAACCAGCGCGTGTTGATCCACTGGAAAGGAAAGAGGTTTGATGGGGGAAGGAAAATTCAGAGTTCTTCTGAACCTCTGCGTGCATCCAGACATTCAGGTAGGGGTCGATTGAGATCTTCCCCAGCCTGTGTTCGTTCTGTCTTGACGCGATGTGCACCTCCTTGGTCACCTGTGAGATCTCTCTCGCGATGTCGATTCCGCTGGCTCCTAATCCTACCACAACAACGATCTGACGAGACGTTAGTCGGAGCCATTTCTTCAGAGAACCTGCATTTTCTTCTACTGCGAAGTGTGAAGTAGTAGTACCTGATCTCGAAATGGCTCGGGAATGCGGTAATTGTGGCTGTGCATTTGCTTTCCTCGCCACTTGCCGATTCCTGCATCGCGGAAATGAACATTGCTCTTATCTGACACCAGCTGAGTTTTGGTTTTGCTGATCTGAATTCTGAAGTGAGAAGACCTTTGAAGGCGTGAAACGAATGGCACCGAACTCACCTGGGAGCTTGGGCACGAGGGGCACGGTGCAGTGCCCGTTGCAGACGACGACGGCGTCGAAGGCCTCCACGGCCACCTCGCCGTCCTCGCCCCGCCACGCCACGCTCCACCTCTCACCGCTTTCCCCGCCACGACCGAGGGGTGGCGCCGCGCGCACCACCTCGGCGCGTAGCCTGACGCGCCGGGCGACCCCGGACTCCTCGGCGAACGCGCGCAGGAAGGCGAGCACCTCCTGGTGGCCCGGGAACGTGCGCGGGTCCCCGGCGAAGACCCTGCCCACGAGGCTCTCGTGGCCTGAGAAGCCCATGAGCTCGCGCGGGAGGTTCGTGCGCAGCGACGCGTACAGGCTGCCATGGACGGCGGCGCCCAGCGGATCCGTTTCGTCGGCTCGCGGGTCGTAGGCCCAGGTACCGCCCACGCGGTCCGAACGCTCGAAGACCGTGACGGCGTGGCCTTCGCGGAGCAGCTCGCGTGCGGCCACCAGCCCCGCCGCGCCTGCGCCCACCACGGCCACCGCGCGCGCGGGGGGCATTCGGTCCACCTCCTGGGCTGGTGAGCTCTGCAGTGATCTGTCCATGGTGAGGTCGTGGAGGACGGTAGGTGAGGAGGTTCAGCACAGGTCCTGCGTCCTTTCAGATCAGATGTGTTCTGCCATGGAGCTTGTTACGCCACGAGGCCATGAGCCATGACTGTTGTTGCTTTTGTCACGGTTTAGTCAAAGTTTGTCAACTTAGGGCATCTCGAACGCTGACCGCAAATTTGCGCCTCGTGTCCGCCTCGCTGGTGGCGGAGCGATCGAGGGCTCACGCAACGGCGAGGTCCAGGTCAGACCCATTCCTGCGCCGTGTCGGTCTTGCAAACGAGGAGCGGCGAGCGGTGTTGCGTCGGTCGTATTGTGCACGCTACCGCGCCGTGCGCTCCTCCTCGAAGACAACAGCCCTGGAGCCCGAGGGACCATGCACACCACCGCCTCCGAGGCAATGAAGGATGCGGTTCGCGCCTTCCTTATCGCCGGCGGCAGCTCCTCCTTGATGGCTGGCGGTAattgcggcggggcggcgaggcgagccTGCTGATGCGTGCGTACCAGTTGTTTGCCGGTGACGACGCGCTCTCGTCCTTGACGCAGCGTCCAACAATTTGGATGTCGAGGCCGCGACTGCGGGGGAGGCGGGCTCCTCCTTGACCCGTCGTGGTAGCACTGCGGGGACGGTGGTTCCTTCTTGACCCGCGCCGGCGACCGTGGCGCTGGGCCCATCTGACGGAGTGAGACCTCTGTCATGATTTCCATCTATCTGACGAATTCTTCTTCTGTCAGAGCCGCCTCCGCGAGGAGGCACGAATGCTGCTGCGACTTCTGGTCCTCGTCATCACTGGAGGAGAGGACGATCTCGTCCTTATCGGAGGAGCCGGCCGCCGTGGACGCCGAGGTGCCCGGAGAGTGTGGGCGGTGGCGGCAAGATCCAATGGAGGATGAATTCCCTCCGCCACCGCCTACTGGGGCGGATCACCACGACATTGGCATCACCGCTATAGGAGGACGGGCTTGGAAAGGTACATGACGGGCTCAGAGAGGAGGAGGTGTGGAtgtgctgttggggaacgcagtaatttcaaaaaaaatctacgcacacgcaagatctatcatggtgatgcatatcaacgagaagggaagagtgatgtccacgtaccctcatagaccgtaagcggaagcgttatggcaacgcggttgatgtagtcgtacgtcttcacgatccgaccgatcctagtaccgaaagtacggcacctctgtgatctgcacacgttcggcttggtgacgtccaacgaactcttgatccagctgagtgtcgagggagagattcgtcagcacgactgcgtgatgacggtgatgatgaagctaccggcgcagggcttcgcctaagcactacgacgatatgaccgaggtggattatggtggagggggcaccgcacatggctaagggattaattatcaacttgtgtgttatatggtgccccctgcccccgtatataaaggagtaaggagGGAGGCCAGCCGACCCTTAGTGGTGCGccaaggagaggaggagtcctcctcctagtaggagtaggactcccccttttctagtccaactaggaggaggaaggggggaggaagGATAGGGAGaaagggagggaaagagggggcgccgcccccctccttgtccaattaggactcccaaggggcgggcggccagccctaaggccccctcctctctctcacacaaggcccatgttggccaaTTAGATCCCCCTGGGGTTTCGATAACCCCCTGGCACttcgataattatccggtgacctcCGAAACtcattcggtgtccgaatatattcattcaatatatcaatctttatgtctcaataatttcgagactcctcgtcatgtccgtgatcatattcgggactccgaactaccttcggtacatcaaaacacataaa
Proteins encoded in this window:
- the LOC123133323 gene encoding flavin-containing monooxygenase FMO GS-OX-like 2, with amino-acid sequence MDRSLQSSPAQEVDRMPPARAVAVVGAGAAGLVAARELLREGHAVTVFERSDRVGGTWAYDPRADETDPLGAAVHGSLYASLRTNLPRELMGFSGHESLVGRVFAGDPRTFPGHQEVLAFLRAFAEESGVARRVRLRAEVVRAAPPLGRGGESGERWSVAWRGEDGEVAVEAFDAVVVCNGHCTVPLVPKLPGIGKWRGKQMHSHNYRIPEPFRDQIVVVVGLGASGIDIAREISQVTKEVHIASRQNEHRLGKISIDPYLNVWMHAEVDCIQEDGQVRFAEGAAVAADVILYCTGYRYHFPFLDLDELTVDDENRVGPLYKHVFPPKYAPNLSFVGLPVKTILFQSFELEAKWVARVLSGRAALPSEEGMLDAVREHYRRMEESGRPRRHTHALMPEWVEYMDWLAEQVGERRLEARRRDIYERALQRVWSLDGGYRDSCEDEEKGSGDSKV